One segment of Setaria viridis chromosome 4, Setaria_viridis_v4.0, whole genome shotgun sequence DNA contains the following:
- the LOC117851734 gene encoding 3'-5' exonuclease, whose protein sequence is MVGRNPAVPRRTVRVAGRAVQTTVTARPAVARRWLHSTLWREGRALRSAAGLTVGLGVQWTPPFRKLPVGAEPRPGTLQLCAGNRCLVFQLVRAGAVPRILLRFLADPRVTFAAYNAGSDRRKLRAHHGLEVGSALELRGSAGMGNTSLTDMAQRLLGIRGVEKSTKVATSDWDGERLSRKQVWYASVDAYLSCRLGVYLRRRVMARQESEPGYSDDDAESMSSEASSEPEYGRGDWAR, encoded by the coding sequence ATGGTCGGGCGTAACCCCGCGGTGCCGAGGCGCACCGttcgcgtcgccggccgcgccgtgcAGACGACGGTGACCGCGCGCCCGGCCGTCGCGCGGCGGTGGCTCCACTCCACCTTGTGGCGCGAGGGCCGCGcgctccgctccgccgccggcctcacCGTGGGCCTGGGCGTGCAGTGGACGCCGCCGTTCCGCAAGCTTCCCGTCGGCGCCGAGCCGCGTCCGGGCACGTTACAGCTCTGCGCCGGGAACAGATGCTTAGTGTTCCAGCTCGTGCGGGCCGGGGCGGTACCCCGGATCCTCCTCCGGTTCCTGGCGGACCCCCGCGTCACGTTCGCGGCCTACAACGCGGGGTCCGACCGCCGGAAGCTGCGAGCGCACCACGGGCTGGAGGTGGGGTCGGCGCTCGagctccgcggctccgccggcATGGGCAACACGTCCTTGACGGACATGGCGCAGAGGCTGCTGGGGATCCGCGGGGTGGAGAAGTCGACGAAGGTTGCCACCAGCGACTGGGACGGGGAGAGGCTGTCCCGGAAGCAGGTGTGGTACGCATCCGTCGACGCCTACCTCTCGTGCCGCCTCGGTGtctacctccgccgccgcgtcatGGCAAGGCAGGAGTCGGAGCCCGGGTACTCCGATGACGACGCCGAGTCCATGTCGAGTGAAGCGT